From a single Bradyrhizobium sediminis genomic region:
- a CDS encoding TIR domain-containing protein yields the protein MTSSYDKDALIRLLQRVAQPTSPTFGSGLASPFGSGLSSPFFAPTPPPSNGVAGLLSALAPSAPSIDAGSSLLGAFGLPTPSTAQNPFAPFLNPDLVAPPVAPRRPLPRLADLVAPPVAPARPAPTYAPATIKRKGFFSFHYADIMRVNNVRQSWKIDCPGREDKRQFFDRSLWESVQRKNPEGLKNLIRGGMAHASVVCVLVGTETWARPWVRYEIARSVIDKKGLLAVHLNSLRHHQRQAPDEHGDNPLDYMAVGCPKQAGVYFLYERVLQQVVEAGQLTWQWRWEKYSKYTFAVPLPKHMQANPPKVGFVVPLSDVTAIYDYVAEEGHKNIGAWIDTAALRAGR from the coding sequence ATGACAAGCTCATATGACAAGGATGCGCTGATCAGGCTGCTGCAGCGCGTCGCCCAGCCAACAAGCCCGACGTTCGGTTCTGGTCTCGCCTCACCATTCGGTTCTGGCCTCTCCTCCCCGTTCTTTGCGCCAACGCCGCCACCGTCCAATGGCGTGGCTGGCCTGCTAAGCGCCCTCGCGCCCTCGGCGCCTTCCATCGACGCGGGATCAAGTCTGCTCGGCGCCTTTGGGCTGCCGACGCCTTCGACCGCGCAGAACCCGTTCGCGCCCTTTCTCAACCCTGACCTAGTCGCCCCGCCAGTAGCGCCTCGTCGGCCCCTGCCTCGGCTCGCCGACCTTGTTGCGCCGCCTGTGGCGCCTGCAAGGCCAGCGCCGACGTACGCGCCGGCCACCATCAAGCGGAAGGGCTTTTTCTCCTTCCACTATGCCGACATCATGCGCGTCAACAACGTGCGCCAATCTTGGAAGATCGATTGCCCCGGCCGCGAGGACAAGCGCCAGTTCTTCGACCGCAGCCTGTGGGAGTCCGTCCAGCGCAAGAACCCGGAAGGCCTCAAGAACCTGATTCGCGGCGGCATGGCCCACGCCTCCGTGGTCTGCGTGCTGGTAGGCACCGAGACTTGGGCTCGGCCGTGGGTCAGGTACGAAATCGCCCGCTCCGTCATCGACAAGAAGGGCCTGCTGGCGGTCCACCTCAACAGCCTTCGGCACCATCAGCGCCAAGCCCCGGATGAACATGGAGATAATCCGCTCGACTACATGGCTGTGGGGTGCCCGAAACAGGCGGGTGTGTACTTCCTCTATGAGCGCGTGTTGCAACAGGTGGTGGAGGCTGGCCAGCTGACATGGCAATGGCGCTGGGAGAAGTACAGCAAGTACACCTTCGCCGTGCCACTGCCGAAACACATGCAGGCGAACCCGCCGAAGGTGGGCTTCGTCGTGCCACTTTCCGACGTCACGGCCATTTACGACTACGTTGCCGAGGAAGGCCACAAGAACATCGGCGCGTGGATTGACACCGCGGCGTTGCGGGCAGGCCGCTAG
- a CDS encoding toll/interleukin-1 receptor domain-containing protein: MGGKNLDPRNLKDAVMASVLEGVRNQIREKVGNIRDPDTGEFPTIVIRGNSLDDLKIQVEGSPALVALVNERLGLEAAGEPSAAPESQPHVFISYTSEDIDIARRVAEALRGAGIEVWWDKWCISSGDSLRQKIDEGIGGCTHFLVLLTPRSINKPWVNQEMDAGLIRKLNDQCRFLPVRHELPASELPPLLSGIASASIVTDADVAQLIHDIYALTRKPPRGPAPAAVQNSRASQTGYSAAANAIARYFVEKSEDGLFGDPICEVDELAKEVGLSVEDTEDAIQELSGFLRLSTGHVLVEGTLFAEFDRYWKPWSTADDALRLAADIMSDPKFPDPCEEIAKLYQWEPRRLNSTAYYLLERSLIVDYQGIGTAPWAVFRIVGNQNMRRFVKSRS, translated from the coding sequence ATGGGTGGCAAGAACCTTGATCCCCGCAATCTCAAGGATGCTGTCATGGCGTCAGTGCTGGAGGGCGTTCGCAATCAAATCCGCGAAAAGGTCGGCAACATTCGCGATCCAGACACGGGCGAATTCCCAACCATCGTCATTCGCGGCAACAGCCTCGACGATCTAAAGATTCAGGTCGAGGGCTCGCCAGCCCTTGTTGCTTTGGTCAACGAACGGCTGGGCCTCGAGGCAGCGGGTGAACCCAGCGCAGCGCCAGAAAGCCAGCCGCACGTCTTTATCAGTTATACATCCGAAGACATCGACATCGCGCGGCGGGTCGCCGAGGCGCTTCGGGGCGCCGGCATCGAGGTGTGGTGGGACAAGTGGTGCATCTCGTCCGGCGATAGCCTACGGCAAAAGATCGACGAGGGAATTGGCGGCTGCACGCACTTTCTTGTCTTGCTCACGCCGCGCTCTATCAACAAGCCTTGGGTCAACCAGGAAATGGACGCGGGTCTCATCCGCAAACTGAACGACCAGTGCCGCTTTCTTCCGGTTCGTCACGAACTGCCGGCGTCCGAATTGCCGCCGTTGCTTTCGGGCATTGCGTCAGCGTCGATTGTGACCGATGCCGATGTTGCTCAGTTGATCCATGATATCTACGCGCTGACGCGCAAACCGCCGCGAGGGCCTGCACCCGCGGCCGTGCAAAACAGCCGGGCATCGCAGACCGGTTATTCCGCCGCGGCCAACGCCATCGCGCGCTACTTCGTGGAAAAATCGGAGGACGGCTTATTCGGCGACCCGATTTGCGAGGTCGATGAGCTGGCCAAGGAAGTCGGCCTCAGCGTCGAAGACACCGAAGATGCCATCCAGGAGCTTTCTGGTTTTCTCCGGCTGTCGACCGGCCACGTTTTGGTGGAAGGGACGCTGTTTGCCGAGTTCGATCGCTACTGGAAACCGTGGAGTACGGCCGATGATGCACTTCGGTTGGCGGCCGACATCATGAGCGACCCTAAGTTTCCCGATCCCTGCGAAGAAATCGCAAAGCTGTATCAATGGGAGCCTCGACGTCTGAACTCGACCGCTTATTATTTGCTGGAGAGGTCTCTCATCGTGGACTATCAGGGCATCGGTACCGCGCCGTGGGCCGTTTTTAGAATTGTCGGCAACCAGAATATGCGTCGATTTGTGAAGAGCCGCTCGTAG
- a CDS encoding UvrD-helicase domain-containing protein, producing MSRQYLSWSIAQLEEEFERAQDSGDRAAVEKVVSELGFRTTPKARSLLQAAERFLGTAERPRSEQRGAAKPPPTAKTGPTQKPPPNAKGKPSRKPTAEQQQAIDQFQRGGSVKINAYAGTGKTSTLEFLAQSTSRRGQYIAFNRDIVRDAKEKFPNTVNCSTSHGLAFKATPWAYRNNSDKMTKRINANQLAEMLNLRRWDIDRRHVLQPRSQGYLILDTLRRYMQSADAELAAHHVPRHGSLLAAPDATMRAVTEFALHGAKHVWGRMRSEADTMPLGHDGYLKLWALTNPAIAADFILLDEAQDTNPVVLDVLRKQPAQMIYVGDKYQQIYEWRGAVNAMEKIETQGETYLTTSFRFGPAIAEWASKLLVFLGEKRPLRGNVAVKSRVGSVEPRTILARTNASTIAAIIECLDEGKKPHLVGGTDELMEMLRGVQDLKEGKQSTVPDFFGFDKWEQVVEFAKSGEGDHLLSFVNLVEGRGERQLIWALNRTVDEERSDLTISTAHKAKGREWSTVRLTDDFLRSQPGKPTSGPDPAEVRLFYVALTRAKEAVEVPQNVLSLIR from the coding sequence GTGTCGCGCCAATATTTGAGTTGGTCGATTGCGCAACTTGAAGAGGAGTTTGAACGCGCCCAGGACAGCGGCGACAGAGCAGCAGTTGAAAAAGTCGTCAGCGAACTCGGCTTCCGCACCACTCCGAAGGCCCGATCGCTTCTTCAGGCAGCAGAGAGATTTCTAGGCACTGCGGAGCGGCCGCGCAGTGAGCAACGGGGCGCGGCAAAACCGCCGCCTACCGCAAAGACGGGGCCGACGCAAAAGCCGCCACCCAACGCGAAGGGTAAGCCGTCGCGAAAGCCGACAGCAGAGCAGCAGCAAGCCATCGATCAGTTTCAGCGCGGCGGCTCCGTGAAGATCAACGCCTATGCCGGCACCGGCAAGACCTCAACGCTCGAATTCCTGGCGCAGAGCACATCCAGGCGCGGTCAATACATCGCGTTTAACCGCGACATTGTCCGCGATGCCAAAGAGAAATTTCCCAATACGGTGAACTGTTCGACCAGCCACGGACTCGCTTTCAAGGCGACGCCGTGGGCCTATCGAAACAACTCCGATAAGATGACCAAGAGGATAAACGCAAATCAGCTTGCCGAGATGCTGAACTTGAGGCGGTGGGACATCGATAGGCGGCACGTACTGCAACCACGGTCGCAGGGATATCTTATCCTCGATACCCTGCGCCGCTATATGCAGAGCGCCGACGCCGAACTGGCGGCGCATCACGTTCCCCGTCATGGATCGCTGCTTGCCGCTCCCGACGCCACTATGCGGGCTGTGACAGAGTTCGCCCTGCACGGTGCTAAGCACGTCTGGGGTCGTATGAGGAGCGAGGCCGACACCATGCCGCTCGGTCACGATGGCTACCTGAAACTATGGGCTCTCACCAATCCCGCGATTGCCGCCGACTTCATTCTCCTTGACGAGGCGCAGGATACAAATCCGGTTGTGCTCGATGTTCTGCGGAAGCAGCCAGCCCAAATGATCTATGTGGGGGACAAGTACCAGCAAATCTATGAGTGGCGCGGCGCGGTAAATGCGATGGAAAAAATCGAGACCCAGGGCGAGACCTACCTCACCACCTCGTTTCGCTTTGGTCCTGCCATAGCGGAATGGGCCTCGAAGCTCTTGGTCTTTCTCGGCGAAAAGCGTCCGCTCAGGGGAAATGTAGCGGTCAAGAGCCGGGTTGGAAGCGTTGAGCCGCGAACCATACTGGCGCGCACCAACGCCTCCACCATTGCCGCAATCATCGAATGCCTGGATGAAGGCAAGAAGCCTCATCTTGTCGGCGGTACCGATGAGTTGATGGAAATGCTGCGCGGCGTGCAGGACCTGAAGGAGGGCAAACAGAGCACGGTCCCGGACTTCTTCGGCTTCGACAAGTGGGAGCAAGTCGTCGAATTTGCCAAAAGCGGTGAGGGGGATCACCTGCTGTCATTTGTGAACCTGGTCGAGGGTCGTGGAGAGCGTCAATTGATATGGGCTCTCAATCGCACCGTCGACGAAGAGCGAAGTGACCTGACTATTTCGACCGCTCACAAAGCAAAGGGTCGCGAATGGAGCACGGTCCGGCTTACGGATGATTTTCTGCGCAGCCAACCGGGAAAGCCAACCAGTGGCCCCGATCCGGCCGAGGTGCGACTTTTCTACGTCGCCCTGACTCGCGCAAAGGAAGCCGTCGAGGTTCCGCAGAACGTTCTGTCGCTGATCCGATGA
- a CDS encoding ParB N-terminal domain-containing protein: MIAPSLQPRIGPKEDEELQRQIVDNKGIFEPLLVEPLSDQDGCFRIIDGEHRWANYKVLVEGKSEFRQIPIEVTDRLLGDEDRLRVWIYIRRQRKEWDAQEKEMVAYRLIELVGRASAANMLGISFRKLDIRLDCRRSQSSLEKLWPQMD, encoded by the coding sequence ATGATTGCGCCCTCGCTTCAGCCGCGCATTGGCCCCAAAGAAGATGAAGAATTACAAAGGCAGATTGTCGATAACAAGGGAATTTTTGAACCGCTGCTTGTTGAGCCTCTTTCCGATCAAGATGGATGCTTTCGCATTATCGACGGTGAGCACCGATGGGCCAATTACAAGGTACTTGTAGAAGGCAAAAGTGAATTCCGTCAAATACCCATCGAAGTAACGGATCGATTGCTTGGCGACGAAGATCGTTTGCGTGTCTGGATTTATATTCGCCGTCAGCGCAAGGAATGGGATGCGCAAGAAAAGGAAATGGTTGCATATCGACTGATAGAGCTTGTCGGCCGAGCGAGCGCTGCAAACATGCTTGGCATTTCATTTCGTAAGTTAGATATCCGCCTTGATTGCAGACGAAGTCAGTCAAGCCTTGAAAAGCTTTGGCCGCAAATGGATTAA